From a single Kitasatospora sp. NBC_00458 genomic region:
- the glmS gene encoding glutamine--fructose-6-phosphate transaminase (isomerizing), protein MCGIVGYVGSQPALDVVIAGLQRLEYRGYDSAGVAVQVQGSDGQWSLATDKRAGKLANLEKSLAETPLPGGTTGIGHTRWATHGGPTDANAHPHLDDALRVAVVHNGIIENFAQLRAELAERGHTLRSETDTEVVAHLLGELYDGDLAEAMRAVCRRLDGAFTLVAVHADAPDVVVGARRNSPLVVGRGEGENFLASDVAAFIAHTREAIELGQDQVVELRRDAVTVTNFDGTPAEVREYHVDWDASAAEKGGYDYFMLKEIAEQPKAVADTLLGRIGSDGRLTLDELRISDADLRSVDKVVIVACGTAFHAGMIAKYAIEHWTRIPCEVEVASEFRYRDPIMGPGTLVIAISQSGETMDTLMALRHAREQGAKVLAICNTNGSTIPRESDAVLYTHAGPEVAVASTKAFLTQLVACYLVALYLGQVRGTKWGDEILAVIKELGDAPRQVEQVLETMEPVRELARSLADARSVLFLGRHVGFPVALEGALKLKELAYMHAEGFAAGELKHGPIALIEEGLPVVVVVPSPRGRSILHDKIVSNIQEIRARGARTIVIAEEGDEAVVPYADHLIRIPVTPTLLQPLVSTVPLQVFACELATAKGHEVDQPRNLAKSVTVE, encoded by the coding sequence ATGTGCGGAATTGTTGGATACGTGGGCTCCCAGCCCGCGCTTGACGTAGTAATCGCAGGCCTGCAGCGACTGGAGTACCGGGGTTACGACTCCGCCGGTGTCGCGGTGCAGGTGCAGGGCTCCGACGGGCAGTGGAGCCTCGCCACCGACAAGCGGGCCGGAAAGCTCGCCAACCTGGAGAAGTCGCTCGCCGAGACCCCTCTTCCCGGCGGCACCACCGGCATCGGGCACACCCGATGGGCCACCCACGGCGGCCCGACCGACGCCAACGCCCACCCCCACCTGGACGACGCCCTCCGGGTGGCCGTGGTCCACAACGGCATCATCGAGAACTTCGCCCAGCTCCGGGCCGAGCTGGCCGAGCGCGGCCACACCCTGCGCTCGGAGACCGACACCGAGGTCGTCGCCCACCTGCTCGGCGAGCTCTACGACGGCGACCTGGCCGAGGCCATGCGGGCGGTCTGCCGCCGCCTCGACGGCGCCTTCACCCTCGTCGCCGTGCACGCGGACGCGCCCGACGTCGTCGTCGGCGCCCGCCGCAACTCGCCGCTGGTGGTCGGGCGCGGCGAGGGCGAGAACTTCCTCGCCTCCGACGTCGCCGCCTTCATCGCGCACACCCGCGAGGCGATCGAGCTGGGCCAGGACCAGGTCGTCGAGCTGCGCCGCGACGCGGTCACGGTCACCAACTTCGACGGCACCCCGGCCGAGGTGCGCGAGTACCACGTCGACTGGGACGCCTCCGCCGCCGAGAAGGGCGGCTACGACTACTTCATGCTCAAGGAGATCGCCGAGCAGCCGAAGGCCGTCGCGGACACCCTGCTCGGCCGGATCGGCTCCGACGGCCGGCTCACCCTCGACGAGCTGCGGATCTCCGACGCCGACCTGCGGTCGGTCGACAAGGTCGTCATCGTCGCCTGCGGCACCGCGTTCCACGCGGGCATGATCGCCAAGTACGCGATCGAGCACTGGACCCGGATCCCCTGCGAGGTGGAGGTCGCGTCCGAGTTCCGGTACCGCGACCCGATCATGGGCCCGGGCACGCTGGTCATCGCGATCTCGCAGTCCGGCGAGACCATGGACACCCTGATGGCGCTGCGGCACGCGCGCGAACAGGGCGCCAAGGTGCTGGCGATCTGCAACACCAACGGCTCCACCATCCCGCGCGAGTCGGACGCGGTGCTGTACACGCACGCCGGGCCCGAGGTCGCGGTCGCCTCCACCAAGGCGTTCCTGACCCAGCTGGTCGCCTGCTACCTGGTCGCGCTGTACCTCGGCCAGGTGCGCGGCACCAAGTGGGGCGACGAGATCCTCGCCGTCATCAAGGAGCTCGGCGACGCCCCGCGCCAGGTCGAGCAGGTGCTGGAGACCATGGAGCCGGTGCGCGAGCTGGCCCGCTCGCTGGCCGACGCGCGCTCGGTGCTCTTCCTCGGCCGGCACGTGGGCTTCCCGGTGGCCCTGGAGGGCGCGCTCAAGCTCAAGGAGCTCGCCTACATGCACGCCGAGGGCTTCGCGGCGGGCGAGCTGAAGCACGGGCCGATCGCGCTGATCGAGGAGGGGCTGCCGGTCGTGGTGGTCGTCCCGTCGCCGCGCGGGCGGTCGATCCTGCACGACAAGATCGTCTCCAACATCCAGGAGATCCGGGCCCGCGGTGCCCGCACGATCGTCATCGCGGAGGAGGGCGACGAGGCGGTCGTCCCGTACGCGGACCACCTGATCCGGATCCCGGTCACGCCGACGCTGCTGCAGCCGCTGGTCTCCACCGTGCCGCTGCAGGTCTTCGCCTGCGAGCTGGCCACGGCCAAGGGCCACGAGGTCGACCAGCCGCGCAACCTGGCGAAGTCGGTCACCGTCGAGTAG
- a CDS encoding NAD(P)H-hydrate epimerase, with protein MRSAHRVEQVRAAEAELMAGLPEGTLMQRAAVGLAATCARLLTRRRGRVYGSRVVVLAGSGDNGGDALYAGAALARRGARVTAVLTAPGRAHAGGLAALRSAGGRVEPDQEVGLADFSRADLVLDGIVGIGGRGGLRPEAQPYARAGRNGPVVAVDVPSGVDADTGEVAGVALRADVTVCFGTYKPGLLIDPGASYAGAVQLVGIGLALPPADVAALQHADVAALLPVPGAESDKYRRGVVGVAAGSARYPGAALLAVAGALHGGAGAVRYVGTAAEDVVRRYPEALVTEGGPAGAGRVQAWVVGPGGGEGAERALAEALASDVPVLVDADGLTELARLGPQALAGRTAPTLLTPHTGEAARLLAGAGRGVEAGGVEAGGGAGAGAGAGAGAGAGERASGGGEVRPPAADELAAARLVTARRLAAAYRATVLLKGSTTVVADPGGGVRVNPTGSSWLATAGSGDVLAGLAGSLLSTGLSPLDAAAVAAYLHGLAARRAAGAPGAPITALQVAAALPDAWRDVRTASSQAS; from the coding sequence ATGCGCAGTGCTCACCGTGTCGAGCAGGTCCGGGCCGCCGAGGCCGAACTGATGGCCGGGCTGCCGGAGGGCACCCTGATGCAGCGCGCCGCCGTCGGCCTCGCCGCGACCTGTGCCCGGCTGCTGACCCGCAGGCGCGGCCGCGTCTACGGCAGCCGGGTGGTGGTGCTGGCGGGCAGCGGCGACAACGGGGGCGACGCCCTGTACGCGGGCGCGGCGCTGGCCCGGCGCGGCGCCCGGGTGACGGCGGTGCTGACGGCACCCGGGCGGGCCCACGCCGGGGGCCTCGCGGCGCTGCGGTCGGCGGGCGGTCGGGTGGAGCCGGACCAGGAAGTCGGCCTGGCCGACTTCTCGCGCGCGGACCTCGTGCTGGACGGCATCGTCGGCATCGGCGGTCGCGGCGGTCTGCGGCCGGAGGCACAGCCGTACGCGCGGGCCGGCCGGAACGGGCCGGTGGTGGCCGTGGACGTGCCGAGCGGGGTGGACGCCGACACCGGTGAAGTGGCGGGCGTGGCCCTGCGGGCGGACGTGACGGTCTGCTTCGGCACGTACAAGCCGGGGCTGCTGATCGACCCGGGAGCCTCGTACGCGGGGGCGGTGCAGCTGGTGGGGATCGGCCTGGCCCTGCCGCCGGCCGACGTGGCGGCGCTCCAGCACGCCGACGTGGCCGCGCTGCTGCCGGTGCCGGGGGCGGAGAGCGACAAGTACCGGCGCGGGGTGGTGGGTGTGGCGGCCGGCTCGGCGCGGTACCCCGGGGCGGCGCTGCTCGCGGTGGCCGGGGCGCTGCACGGAGGCGCGGGAGCGGTGCGGTACGTGGGGACGGCGGCGGAGGACGTGGTGCGGCGGTACCCCGAGGCGCTGGTCACCGAGGGCGGACCGGCCGGCGCCGGACGGGTGCAGGCCTGGGTGGTCGGGCCTGGCGGGGGAGAGGGGGCGGAGCGGGCGCTCGCCGAAGCGCTGGCGAGCGACGTCCCGGTGCTGGTGGACGCGGACGGGCTGACCGAGCTGGCCCGCCTCGGGCCGCAGGCGCTGGCCGGGCGGACGGCGCCCACGCTGCTCACCCCGCACACGGGCGAGGCGGCCCGCCTGCTGGCGGGCGCGGGGCGTGGGGTTGAGGCGGGTGGGGTTGAGGCCGGTGGGGGTGCGGGCGCCGGAGCCGGAGCCGGTGCCGGTGCCGGTGCGGGGGAGAGGGCGAGCGGGGGCGGCGAGGTCAGGCCGCCGGCCGCCGACGAGCTGGCCGCCGCCCGGCTGGTCACGGCCCGCCGGCTCGCGGCCGCGTATCGGGCGACGGTGCTGCTGAAGGGATCCACCACGGTGGTCGCCGACCCGGGCGGCGGGGTGCGCGTCAACCCGACCGGCAGCTCCTGGCTTGCCACCGCGGGAAGCGGCGACGTGCTCGCCGGCCTGGCCGGCTCACTGCTGTCCACCGGGCTCTCCCCGTTGGACGCCGCCGCGGTGGCCGCGTACCTGCACGGACTCGCCGCCCGCCGCGCGGCCGGCGCCCCCGGCGCCCCCATCACCGCCCTCCAGGTGGCCGCCGCCCTCCCCGACGCCTGGCGCGACGTCCGGACGGCGTCGAGCCAGGCGAGCTGA
- a CDS encoding Uma2 family endonuclease, with the protein MVAMPAIERPTDQDGIIQAFLELDTPPGFKAELIEGEIVVTPPPDGSHETAFSLINRQFMRKAEIEFDLSGNKGLITPKGRFIPDGTVSRVGHFENSGSWAPAAGVLLVFEITSTNPGKDRGPKRNGYAAAGVPCYLLVDRGEGKVTLFTDPEGEDYTAHVQVDFGKPIDLPAPFSFTLDTAPLK; encoded by the coding sequence ATGGTCGCCATGCCGGCAATCGAGCGTCCGACGGACCAGGACGGCATCATCCAGGCATTCCTGGAGCTGGACACGCCGCCCGGATTCAAGGCCGAACTCATCGAAGGGGAGATCGTCGTGACCCCGCCACCGGACGGATCTCATGAAACCGCGTTCTCGCTCATCAACCGGCAGTTCATGCGCAAGGCCGAGATCGAGTTCGATCTGTCGGGCAACAAGGGCCTGATCACGCCCAAGGGCCGCTTCATCCCGGACGGGACGGTCAGCAGGGTCGGCCACTTCGAGAACAGTGGCAGCTGGGCCCCCGCAGCGGGAGTCCTGCTGGTCTTCGAGATCACCTCCACCAACCCCGGCAAGGACCGCGGCCCCAAGCGGAACGGCTACGCCGCGGCCGGTGTCCCCTGCTACCTGCTGGTCGACCGGGGCGAGGGCAAGGTCACCCTCTTCACCGACCCGGAGGGCGAGGACTACACCGCCCACGTCCAAGTCGACTTCGGCAAGCCGATCGACCTGCCCGCGCCGTTCTCGTTCACCCTGGACACGGCCCCCCTGAAGTAG